The genome window GCGGTGGCGACGAGGAATTGCGCGGCCAGGACCGTCCCAACTATCCGCCTCGGCTCGCGTTTTCCGGCCGCCATCAGCGTCGATGTGGTCATCGTTCCCCAGCCACCGCCACCCGTGGCATCCAGACCGCCGACCACAAAACCAAGAATGCCGAGACGCTTCGGTCCCCACACTGTTTTCGCCTGGATGGTGACGAGCCCGATGAATCGCAAAACGATGAATGTCCCCAAAGCGACAAGAATCGCGGCGGTCAGCGGACGCGCTGCTGACGCGCTCGCCTGGCCCAAAACACGTGCGCCGATAAAGGCTCCGAATGCGCCCGGAGCGCCCAGCGATAGAGCTAGCTTCCAGTCGACATTTCCCATTTTCCAGTGGCTAAGCCCCAGCGCAAGGGTGGTGCCCACCTCGACGAGGTGAACGATTGCCGACGCCGTCGCGGCCTGCACGCCAGTAAACACCAGCAGTGTTGTTGAGGTAACCCCGTAGGCCATCCCCATGCTCCCCTTGACCAGCTGTGCACCGACGCCGATCAGGAGAAAAATAATTATCGCTTCCATGGGTTCGCCTTCGCACTACGTTGTCTAAGGTCCGTCAGCCTACAATAGACCGAGCGGTCTAGGTATTGAAAGCGAAACTACCCCTCCCCGTGCACGACGTCAACATTTCTGCGACACAGTGTCCCCCCGGTCGATTTTGCCTGGATGTACCGACCTGCGCGTGAAACCGAGAAGTCTGAGCGCGACTTGGGCGCCAGCCCCTGCCCTGGATGTCTTCTATATCCCCGATACCCCAAATCCGCACCGCAGTATCTATGACTTGCAGTTAATACCGCAGAGTTAATCCTGCAATAGCGATAGTGATGCCGGGATACCCATCCCCGTCGACTCCTATTCACACGAATAGGCTGCCGAAATCCTAAAAGTGCTGGGGTATATACGGTGCTCGTCAGAAAAATGCGGGGATATATGCCAGAAAAATGGCCGAAAATTGACCATATACCCCCACAGTTTTATTTCACCGGCATATACCTCCGCAAAAATCCGGCCTAGTATCTCTCCGTCAGGTCCGGACCATCTTCAGCAATTCCCGATTCCACCTCAAGGATTCGAGTCCTTACATGTTGGCCCGGCACCACACCAGGCCAGCAGCCTAAGCGTCTCCCTTAGAGGACGTCGCATAGCTACCCGCACTCGAAGCCTCCTGGCTCGCAGACACTGTTTGCTTCGGATCCACAGCATAGAGCTCGTCACCTGACGTAATCTCGCTGGGCAAAGACTGAACCAGCCGATGCAGGGGGCCAACCCGTCGATAGTTACTGACAACAACCGGGGTCGTAACTTCGTACCCGGCTCCAGTAATCCCCTCAATATCGAATTCGCCCAAAACTTCACCGGCTTCGACAACATCACCTTGTTTCTTGTGAGGTGTGAAGTACTTACCTTTTAGGTTCACAGTATCGAAGCCAATGTGCATCAAAATGTCCAATGGTTTTCCATCTTCGCCTTTACCGCGAACGGCGAATGCATGCCCAGTCGGAAATGCCACAATAATTTTCCCGCTGATCGGAGCCACGAGTTTTCCTATCGATGGCTTAATTGCCACGCCCGGGCCAAGTTTTCCTTGCGCGAACATTGGCTCGCTAATGGATGAAAGTGGAGATACTTCTCCGGAAAGCGGAGCATAAACCGTTGTTGCATTTTCCGAAGGCGAATCCGAAGCATCGTAGTTGGTGGCCTCGGAAGCCATCGAACCTGTCGGGACGGCTGCATTGTTGCCGGCTCCCACATCAACACCGTCGGGAACATCCGGATCGATCGTGCCTTTTCGGACGAGCGAAAACTTCCCATAGCTGAAAGCCGCAATGAAGGAAAGCACGAAGGTAATAACTGCACAGATCAAGAAGTTGCCCCAGTCACCGGCGCGCATCGAAACCACACCGACGAAACCGGCAGCACCTAAAGCCATGGCCTTCACATTAAACAGGGCGATGAGCGCGCCACCGATAGCTCCGGCACCCATCCCGATATAGAACGGCCAGCGCAAACGTAAGTTAACACCGAAAATAGCTGGCTCGGTAATACCGAATACAGCCGAAACTCCGGACGCACCTGCGAGACCTTTTAATTTTTCGTTCTTCGCGAGGAAGAAAACAGCTAGCGCGCCCGCACCTTGAGCAATGTTTGCCATCGATGCGATAGCAAAGATAAACGATCCGCCTTGGTTCCATAACATCGTCTCGACGGGTGGGAAGCTCTGGTGGAGACCCGTGATAACAATCGGAGAATAAATCAGACCGAAGATGAAACCGCCGATCGGACCACCAGCGTCGTAAATATTTTGAAGTCCGATAGCGAGCTCATCACCGACCCACCGCAACGCGGGGCCGACAGCAATAAAGGTCACAAAACCGGTGATCAACAGGGTAAGAAGGGGCGTGACCATAAAGTCGACGGTGCCCTTGAGCCTCTTATGAAATGCCTTCTCGATGGTCGCCAAAATCCAGGACACCGCGAGTACAGGAAGTACAGTTCCCTGATAACCCGCCTGAGCAACATGCAATCCGAAGAGATCCCAATATTGCATGGATCCTTTATCAATGGCCTCGGCGACGTCATAGCCATTCACGAGAGTTGGCATGACCATGGCCATACCAATGCCGGCGCCCAAAAACTCGTTACCGCCGAAGCGTTTAGTCGCCGTGAAGCCCACCAAAACGGGCAAAAATGCGAAAGGAGCGGAGGCAAGGAGGTTTATCATCTCCGAGACTCCGCTAATTTGTGGGTACATCGCGACTAACGAACGGGACCCGAAAAGCCCTTCGGCAGTCAATACATTATTGAGGGCCATGAGCAGACCCCCACCGACCAGGATCGGGATAAGGGGAACAAATATATCGGCGAGGACTTTTACTCCCCGTGTGAACCAGTTGCTTTTCTCAGCCGCAACGTTTTTCAGTTCCTCTGTCGTCACGGAAATATTCTTGGAGGTAAGCTTATCCAGTTCGCTGAATACTTCATTGACATCCCCCGGGCCGACAATAATCTGGAACATTCCCCCGGTCTCAAAGGTCCCTTTTAAGTCGGGGTCATTATCGAGGGCTTGGGAATCCACCGCCTCGGTATCATTGAGAACCATTCTTAGCCGAGTAGCGCAGTGAGCTGCAGCCACTATGTTAGATTCGCCACCGATAGCGTTGAGAACCCTATCGGCAACCGCCTTGTGATCCACTATTTCTCCTATTCATCCCTGCCAAAGCTAGTGACGATCACTACCTGGTAGTACTACCTGGTATTACTACTAAAAAGATATCTACTTGTTTTGCTGAAACGTGCCGAGCCACCCTTTGCTCTAAAGCGTTTACTTATTATTATTCTGAATTTAAAAATATGACCTATACACAGGAACAAAGTGCTCCTGTTAAGAAGTCACTAACACTCGTTAACAGTAACAGATGCTGCAGACGAAATATTGATGGCTTATGAGGCACGCTTTTTAGACGCACGGGACATTTATCTGCACAGACAGATCTTGGTAAGACAAAGATCTCTAGGAGAGTTTCGCACGGCCGTGGGATACGTCACACATAACGGGGATATATCACGAATTTCTGAGATAAATGATGCATCCGGCATGAATCAGGGACCCTTGTAAAAATCAAACACCTCTGAGATATACCCCGAAAAACACTCAGACATCAGCCGCACTCGAAGTGCTATCTAAAAACACAGCTCAGTCATTTTTAATGGAGTAGAACAAGGCGCAGTAACGTCGATCACAAATAGCATCGTCTAATGCATGAAAGAACGAAGGAATCGGACCACGCAACCAATCACATCGAACTCGCCTCTTCGTGCAATTCGCACCAGGTCTCCCCTTCCGAAGGGTAAACCATCGACGACAGCGCTATTTGCCCGCCACCAGCTAAAACCTCTAACGTGCAGCCGTCGACGACTATCGACGTCGCGCCTTGCATGTATTCCGTATCAACATCAGCCACCCGCACATCACCATTAATCTCGACCGATACCCTGCTACGTCCAACGTCAATCCGTGCTGCTTGGTTGCCGCCCGTGTCGGTAAGGAACACGGAATGCACGGCGTCACTATCGCTCGGCGCAGCGACCTCACGATGTTGCACCCAAAACGGTCCGTAATTATCTACCTTCGCAGCCTCGGCTGCACATGAACGTATTGTCCCCACGTCCGGCAGGAATGACTGAATCAGCCGATGATCCCGCAGCACTACACGACGCGGCATCGTTAGCGAATGAACCCATCCCGCGGCTGACACCGTGGGCGCATCATCGGCATCGGGTAACCCCATCCACCCCAGCATGACAGCAGAATCCCACGCGCCAGAATCCTGCCGTGGCCGTCGTCGGTAATAAGCACTCTCTGACGAGCGGAAATTATCAACCGGACCACTCTGATCGCTTAGAGACTCTTCCTTAAGTACATCAGTTTTCTTATTAACTTCCTGCAGGTCAGCAATACACGATCCATCCGCGAACTGCGGAGCATAAAAAGTGTGACCATAATCAAGCTCCGAAAATCCCCGAATTACAGAAAACGTCGTTCCTTCTAGCTTGCCGACGATGTAACCGCACTGATCACTACTCGCGTAGTGACGAACCCCATTGATCCGACGCTCAGAAAGCCCCTGCGGGCACATGACGAGAACGTCCAAATCCTCTCCTGTGCTGCGGTCATGCATGCGGAAGAGGTTTGGACACTCCCACATATAGCCACGCGGAAGAATGTCCGGAGCAGAACCAGACTGCGCAGAGTTTACGTCGAAAATAAGCTCACCTTCGTAAGCCCAGTGAACTAAATCGTCGGAACGATACAAAGCAATCCCACCGGTGAGATCATTTCGCTGCGCACCAATGACCATTCGCCAGCGTCGTTTTCCCCCATAATCTCGCGTCACCATCGGGTCACGGAAATGCTCGGTAAACCCCGGGGCAGGACCATCGATCACCGGATTTTCTGGATAATGGCGAAACTCCATACCAACAACCGGATCATGTGTCGCGCGAACCAAGTTTTGAGTTGTACGCCGACGAATTTTTCCATTTTCCACCGGAACCTTGACATTTCCAGTGTAAAAAATCGCTAACGAATCCTTATTGTCTTTATTGTTTCGCCCATTTTCGTTAACGCCGACAGCATTTCCGGAATAACAACCCTGCATGTCATATGGATGGCCCGGATACAGAGAATCAGGATGGTGAGTAATCCGCCATGCATTTTTTCCAGTAATAGGTACGGACGCGCGGGCCCAGCCGGTGCGTTTAGGCGTACGAGGAAAAACCGGGTCGTGCTGATAAAAGATGTGGAGTGTGTTGCCGACGATGCACAAACCATTCGGGTCGTTCAACCTGCCCTGGATAGGAGTGACATGCAGAAAGGGGCGCATCGAATTGGCTTTCATGGCACCTATGGTAGCGGTTTGGCGCTGTAGGTTGACCTTACGTATGGGGGTTGCATCCGATGATTGATCGCCACTAATGGTGGGGCAGCTCCGGGAATAGTAATCGATATCCCCTAGGCGCGGCCGAAAGTGCATAATTTCTCGGAATTGTGAAAGTGATCGTGGTTAATGTGGCTCCATCGGGCCATTCTCAAGCTCAGGTGCCTTCGTCATAGGAAAACTGCGGGGAAATATGGGCCGTTCCTGAGAAAAATGCGGAGGTATATGCCAGAAAAATGGCCGAAAATCGGCCATATATCCCCGCAGTTTTCTGAACCTGGCATATACCCCCACAAAATTCAGGCACCGAGCCGGTCTTGGGCGGAATAGGGACTACGCACAGCACACCACCGAACGAGGTGTCGCAACAGCAGCCTCGCACCAACTACTACCTCACACGAATAACCGCATCACCCAGCTCAACCAGGTAAAACCCCGCACAGCCCCCATCAAAACCGTGCATCTCACCCACAATTCCTGCCACCCCACACAAGGCCGAAAACCCCACATGTTTTATTTCCAGCTTGTTACTAGCGCACATTCCATCAGCCAAAACGCCAAGAAATATTAAGTTATTGTTTCCGATACTAAGAATTATTCCGGGGAGGTCTAGCGTAACGAACAATTAATTGTTCACACGAAGGGAGACCGAGATGGCATCGCCTGAGGTCACACCAAAAATGTCGGGAAACGCACCCCGCACCAAAAACACCCACCCCACCACACGCCAAGACCACTCCCTACACCGAGGCGTCGGCAGTATTGGCCTGCTGTTCGCAAGCGTCGGATCCATCATTGGATCCGGGTGGTTGTTCGGATCAATGGTCGCTGCTCAAGCGGCCGGCCCGTCGGCAATAATCTCGTGGTCACTGGGCGGGGTCATGATCCTGTTCATTGCCCTGTGCTACGCAGAGCTCGGCACCATGTTCCCTCTTTCGGGCGGGGTCGTGCGCTACCCGCACGTCGTGTTCGGCGGGTTCGCGTCATACATGACCGGGTGGATCAACTGGATTGCGGCGCTCGCGCTCCCTCCGATCGAGGTAATGGGCGCGCTCACCTACGCCACGAAATACGGCCCGTTCACGCACGAACATCTGGTCAGCGGACAGACTGTTCACACGCTCACGCCGTTGGGAATTGCACTCGCGGTCCTGCTCATGGCGGTTTTCGTCGTCATCAATTACTTCGGAATCCGTTGGTTCAGTCGTATCAATAACGTACTTGTGTGGTGGAAACTCGGGATCATCACTTTGGTCGTTGTTTCCTTTGTTGCCCTAGGTTTTCACGGCACCAACTTCACCGCGGGCGAAGGCTTCTTCTCCCACGGGTGGCACGGAGTCTTCACCGCCATCGCGACTTCCGGAATCGTCTTTTCTTTCCTCGGTTTCCGGCAAGGCATCGAATTGGCCGGCGAAACGAGCAATCCGCGCCGAAATGTTCCCCTGGCCGTCGTCGGCTCTGTCCTTATTTGTATTTTGATTTACGTTGCGCTTCAGACAGCTTTTCTAGGCGTTCTTCCG of Corynebacterium kroppenstedtii DSM 44385 contains these proteins:
- a CDS encoding glycoside hydrolase family 32 protein, whose protein sequence is MKANSMRPFLHVTPIQGRLNDPNGLCIVGNTLHIFYQHDPVFPRTPKRTGWARASVPITGKNAWRITHHPDSLYPGHPYDMQGCYSGNAVGVNENGRNNKDNKDSLAIFYTGNVKVPVENGKIRRRTTQNLVRATHDPVVGMEFRHYPENPVIDGPAPGFTEHFRDPMVTRDYGGKRRWRMVIGAQRNDLTGGIALYRSDDLVHWAYEGELIFDVNSAQSGSAPDILPRGYMWECPNLFRMHDRSTGEDLDVLVMCPQGLSERRINGVRHYASSDQCGYIVGKLEGTTFSVIRGFSELDYGHTFYAPQFADGSCIADLQEVNKKTDVLKEESLSDQSGPVDNFRSSESAYYRRRPRQDSGAWDSAVMLGWMGLPDADDAPTVSAAGWVHSLTMPRRVVLRDHRLIQSFLPDVGTIRSCAAEAAKVDNYGPFWVQHREVAAPSDSDAVHSVFLTDTGGNQAARIDVGRSRVSVEINGDVRVADVDTEYMQGATSIVVDGCTLEVLAGGGQIALSSMVYPSEGETWCELHEEASSM
- a CDS encoding sucrose-specific PTS transporter subunit IIBC, producing MDHKAVADRVLNAIGGESNIVAAAHCATRLRMVLNDTEAVDSQALDNDPDLKGTFETGGMFQIIVGPGDVNEVFSELDKLTSKNISVTTEELKNVAAEKSNWFTRGVKVLADIFVPLIPILVGGGLLMALNNVLTAEGLFGSRSLVAMYPQISGVSEMINLLASAPFAFLPVLVGFTATKRFGGNEFLGAGIGMAMVMPTLVNGYDVAEAIDKGSMQYWDLFGLHVAQAGYQGTVLPVLAVSWILATIEKAFHKRLKGTVDFMVTPLLTLLITGFVTFIAVGPALRWVGDELAIGLQNIYDAGGPIGGFIFGLIYSPIVITGLHQSFPPVETMLWNQGGSFIFAIASMANIAQGAGALAVFFLAKNEKLKGLAGASGVSAVFGITEPAIFGVNLRLRWPFYIGMGAGAIGGALIALFNVKAMALGAAGFVGVVSMRAGDWGNFLICAVITFVLSFIAAFSYGKFSLVRKGTIDPDVPDGVDVGAGNNAAVPTGSMASEATNYDASDSPSENATTVYAPLSGEVSPLSSISEPMFAQGKLGPGVAIKPSIGKLVAPISGKIIVAFPTGHAFAVRGKGEDGKPLDILMHIGFDTVNLKGKYFTPHKKQGDVVEAGEVLGEFDIEGITGAGYEVTTPVVVSNYRRVGPLHRLVQSLPSEITSGDELYAVDPKQTVSASQEASSAGSYATSSKGDA
- a CDS encoding sulfite exporter TauE/SafE family protein, with amino-acid sequence MEAIIIFLLIGVGAQLVKGSMGMAYGVTSTTLLVFTGVQAATASAIVHLVEVGTTLALGLSHWKMGNVDWKLALSLGAPGAFGAFIGARVLGQASASAARPLTAAILVALGTFIVLRFIGLVTIQAKTVWGPKRLGILGFVVGGLDATGGGGWGTMTTSTLMAAGKREPRRIVGTVLAAQFLVATAATLGFIPVLSREVEHHAAPALGLFIGGIVTAPFAAWLAGKVNASVLGGAVGVLLVGLNVKVLLDALGIGHASQWEAVVLAAGFGMIAGNWARQYAQSREEKRVSSRLTTLNDAGSRSESSSRDPRPGVHAETRGAEVIKTGPSDVAAEQASASVSGARCL